The stretch of DNA GCTAAGTTTTCTACAACACTTTGATTAACGACACTGGATTCCTCCAGAGGGAAGCTTTTCTTTTCGCGGCCAACTCTGACAGCAGAAACTTCTCGCCTGGCGATTCATTTTCCTCCCGACAGAATAATCAGCGCTTGCGACCGGTCTCGGTGTAAAACAGGAGAACGGAGCGACGCCGGCGTTTGCAGGACATGCGCCACATCTGCGTGTAACCAGGCTTCTTCCCGTGACCTTCCCGTGACCTCTCAGCCTGCGCGGCACTCAGTCAGGCGGATGTCGAACACCGTTGTGCTCTAAACACtcgtctttgtgtgtgtttttttagagTCTTTTTTGACTTTAgagtgggggtgtgggtgggccGACTACCTGTTGGGTCTTTGAACACGGCTCTGGcgtcagcgtgtgtgtggacGATGCTCTTCAGCAGCACGGCCATGTTGGGCACTTTGTTTTTCGCCAGCCGTTTCAGCGCAGCCTGCGAGGACCAGCGGGAAAAATACCATTATTTTACAAAAATCACCTAATTCTGTACTTCAGACTTTCCAATcgtttttctcttgttttgctTCACCTTTCAGGGGCTTTAGTTTCACTCAAAGTCACAAAACATGTCTGCAGCATGTATCGTGGCGCCCCCAGTGGTCTCCTTGGGAATTACACCTCTGTTGATTTGAATCGTGTCGTATTTTCTTGCTTTTCACACAGTCAGACATATTTTTGGGTCTAACAGCAGCAGTGCTACCATGCCtcaaatgagtgtgtgtgtgtgggtacaaAGTGTACAAGCTGCCATGTAGAAAAATGCCTGTTTTGAGCAGCATCGTCCCCCCGGGGAGAACAGAACACACAGCTCTGCGCTCATTACAGTGATTGATGAGTGACTGTTAATAATTATGAATCACCTCCGGTGCAGCACCGCCGTTTCGTCTTATAATACTAAAAGACATCCAGCGGTGACGTGGTCTGTATTACAATGGGAAGATAATTGTAAAAAATGTCCTGACCTATATAAAAGCCAACTGGTGCCTCAGCTGGAAACGATCCTGGCACCATTCCCTTGAAAGCACGTCGGGTGTGGAGATTGCGGCGGATCACCTTTCGAAGCACCATGACGACGCTGTAGGAGTGCAGGAAACAGGAGGGGTTTCGCTCATCCAGCCCGATCTCTGCCTTCATCGCCGCCCAGGCGCCGCCGCCGAAGTCGTCGTCCTCAGTCTGAGAGCCGGAAACCTGCAGATCCACATTTTCATCAGGGCGGCCAACACGCCGGTCATAAATCAGCGCTCCCGGTATGAAGTGAAATATGCACACAGGTGATTCAGGAAGCTTTTAATGCCGTTACCTGACTTTGGAGTCGAGCCACGGCGCCATGAGCCGGAGTCAGAGGAACAGAGACCACTACTTcgtccaggttctgaccctgcggCTGAGAGACAAGAGTCAAATTATTACACCGCGCCCTCGGGAAAACAAACGGTGGAAGATCATCAACAATCAGGCTTATCCGGACCGATGAGGGCCGAACCTGCTCAGGCAGGAGTCCCGCAGGGCCGGGGAAGCGTCGGGTCCTGGGCTGGTGACACCCCGAGCGAGACCTCTTACTGGGAGGTTTACTGGAGGCCGACACCAGCTGGACCAGGCGGTTGGTAAAAACTGGTGTGTGAAGAGGGTGAGGGCTCAGGATGGTGGAGGACGTGGAGGGTGCAGGGGCGCGAGGCTGAGGAGAGGGTCTCGGGGTCGTACGTGGTCCCTGCGGCCTGTGGACGGGCCTGGAAACGGGGCTGGGGGAGGCACACGGGTCGGGACTGCGCAGAGGAACCGAGCGGACAACGGGACGAGGGTACGGAGACTGAAGAGGGGTGGACGGAGTCTGAGGGCGGAGTTTATTTCCAGATGAGGTCGAGGCCGGGGGCGCGGGCCTCGGCTCTCTCGCATGGGGTGGGGGTCGCAGCGTTTTGGCCACAGGCGCGGGCGGAGCGGGAGACCGAAGTGGACGGCAAATCTGACCCTCGTCCAGGTCTGCGAGGTCAACGTCCCAGTCGTCAAAGTCCTCCTGAGCCCCCGGGGGCTTCAGCATCTCGGCCCCACGGCTCTGTAGCGACGCCACGGTAGGCGGCGAGTTACTCTGAGGAGCCGGGCGAGTGGAAGGCAGCCGTCTCAAAGCCGGAGCGCTGCTCCCGCTGCACGGGGACGCTGAGCTCCATCCAGCCTGCTGAGGACAGCTGTTCTCAGGGTCTCTGCGGGACACGGAGGACCCACGCAGGGCGCCAGGTGACACCGTGGTGGTCCCGGTGGCAGCGGCCGGTGCAGGCTGCACACCCCAGTCAGGCTCCAGCAAGTCCTGACACACCAACACACGCAGGTGTGCGTGCACGGTGCGTGAGGGAGAGACACAAAGATCATCACGTTAGAGGGAGAAaaccaggtggatcaggtgtTTCCTGGGAGTCACCTCATCGTCCAAGTCCTCGCCGATGCTGAACAGGCCGCTTATTTTGTGGGTCTGTAACAGAGGTGACGGCAGAATGACGATTCTACACGATGGCGACGGTGTTAAAGGCACAATTATTATGTCAGACACGCGATGAGCTATTAAAAAAGCCACCATTAGTGTTGTTAGCAGGAGTTAGCTTCGGCAGCTCAGATTGTTCACTTACCATCGCCGACACGAGATACAGCGACAAGAGCTGAATTTCAAGGAAAGCAAAGTTTCAGAGGACCCGAGCGCCATTCAACAAGATTCAGAGAGAGATTATTCACGAAAGATCAACGTTGCTC from Takifugu flavidus isolate HTHZ2018 chromosome 18, ASM371156v2, whole genome shotgun sequence encodes:
- the hrob gene encoding homologous recombination OB-fold protein isoform X2 is translated as MTHKISGLFSIGEDLDDEDLLEPDWGVQPAPAAATGTTTVSPGALRGSSVSRRDPENSCPQQAGWSSASPCSGSSAPALRRLPSTRPAPQSNSPPTVASLQSRGAEMLKPPGAQEDFDDWDVDLADLDEGQICRPLRSPAPPAPVAKTLRPPPHAREPRPAPPASTSSGNKLRPQTPSTPLQSPYPRPVVRSVPLRSPDPCASPSPVSRPVHRPQGPRTTPRPSPQPRAPAPSTSSTILSPHPLHTPVFTNRLVQLVSASSKPPSKRSRSGCHQPRTRRFPGPAGLLPEQPQGQNLDEVVVSVPLTPAHGAVARLQSQVSGSQTEDDDFGGGAWAAMKAEIGLDERNPSCFLHSYSVVMVLRKAALKRLAKNKVPNMAVLLKSIVHTHADARAVFKDPTGEIQGTVHRRLLEERVEELKVGAVLLLKQVGVFSPSHRNHYLNVTPNNLLRIYSPEGVALTSTQLPPLVLEPVSPTTLREPVSRMQLLFDEDGEEADADLAGGGSSRGALEPDKAAPQHSGWELDDDLDELLGELPEDTYSF
- the hrob gene encoding homologous recombination OB-fold protein isoform X1 yields the protein MVAFLIAHRVSDIIIVPLTPSPSCRIVILPSPLLQTHKISGLFSIGEDLDDEDLLEPDWGVQPAPAAATGTTTVSPGALRGSSVSRRDPENSCPQQAGWSSASPCSGSSAPALRRLPSTRPAPQSNSPPTVASLQSRGAEMLKPPGAQEDFDDWDVDLADLDEGQICRPLRSPAPPAPVAKTLRPPPHAREPRPAPPASTSSGNKLRPQTPSTPLQSPYPRPVVRSVPLRSPDPCASPSPVSRPVHRPQGPRTTPRPSPQPRAPAPSTSSTILSPHPLHTPVFTNRLVQLVSASSKPPSKRSRSGCHQPRTRRFPGPAGLLPEQPQGQNLDEVVVSVPLTPAHGAVARLQSQVSGSQTEDDDFGGGAWAAMKAEIGLDERNPSCFLHSYSVVMVLRKAALKRLAKNKVPNMAVLLKSIVHTHADARAVFKDPTGEIQGTVHRRLLEERVEELKVGAVLLLKQVGVFSPSHRNHYLNVTPNNLLRIYSPEGVALTSTQLPPLVLEPVSPTTLREPVSRMQLLFDEDGEEADADLAGGGSSRGALEPDKAAPQHSGWELDDDLDELLGELPEDTYSF